A region of the Halanaerobiaceae bacterium ANBcell28 genome:
AAAATGTCTAGCTAGTATTTTACTTGAAACATTTTTTTGTCTTAATAAAGCCTCTTCTTTAGAAAACTCTTCAATAATATTTTTATCTAATAATTTTATTTCTTCAGATAATTTTTCTAATTGATTATCTAACTTGTTATTAAAAACACTTTCGTCCTCTTCTAAAAGATTTAATAATTCTTTCATCTTTTCTTCTAAAAGTTCAATATTAGATTTCTCATTTTCTATAGAAATTGATCTATTCATATCATCATATGTAAAATAAAAATGGTTTTCAATCTCAGTTCTTGCTTTAGAAGCAGCATATGCATTATAGTATGCAGGACTAACTACCATATGTATTACAAAAAACATTAATAAAAACACAAAGTATTTATTTTTTATATATTTCCTATACATTAAAATCACTCCCAATTTTTAATAAAATTTTATATAGTATAGCAAATAATATTAAAATTAACAAGTATATTTTGTCGCTAATATACAATTTAATTTTTCTAAAAATTATACATTCTTTCAGTAAATAAAGCATCAGAAAAGCTAATAGAGCAAATGCCTGTCATGTTAAATACTTTCTTACCACTGCCCTTCAACTTGGATATAGTCTTTACATACCCAATCTTATAAAATTATATAAAAATATTTCTAATTAAAAAACTCTCACCTCAAGAAGAGATGAGAGTTTCTAAATAAATACTCTAGTATTTAATTCCGTAATTGTGGATAAGAATCCTCTTCAATCATCCAGACATTTTCAAAATCCCATCCATCAAAGGTCGCTTCCTGCATCATATCTTCAGTAGTTTTTGGCTCACCTTTACCAGTATCATTTTGATTGGTAGTGTATTCATCATAATAGCTGTTTATTATAGGTGAATTATATCTATTATATCCTACAAGTCCCCCAACGTTATTCTCTCCGTTTACTGACCCTGTAGAATATGAATAGCTAATATTTCTGCTATTCTCTCCTACCAGGCCTCCAACGTTATTCTCACCATCTACTATATAACTCTCTTTCGGTGTTGGATTGTTAGCATAAAGCCAGCTTAGCCATAACTTCATTCGCAAAAAAAGCTAGACCCCCAGTTCCTCTTCCAGGCCATAATAACAAATTGGCTTTGCCATCATATTTTTAAATGTAAATTTCTTGATGCCAGAAATTATTAGCAATCTATTAAGGGAGATAATTTCTTAGCCATTAACAAAACAAACTAATTAGGCTTGTTACGATGCCACAGTGTTTTGTTAACCATTCATAGCCTTCCATGCGGGACTGGAGCTTTTTGAACGCTCATTCAGCAAATGGCTAAGCTGAAATTACAAACTTTATAAATTCAACTCCGAAAGTTGTATATAGAACCTGTTAAGTATATGTATAAGTCATTATTTGGCAGAAATTACTTGTATTGGTTCTGTCTCTAAAATTATAACAAAAGCACTTCTAACATTCAACAATTATATGAAAATATTTCTAATTAAAAAAACTCTCACCTCATAAGAGATGAGAGTTTTTTAAAAAATACTCTAGTATTTAATTCCGTAATTGTGGATAAGAATCCTCTTCAATTATCCAGACATTTTCAAAATCCCATCCATCAAAGGTCGCTTCCTGCATCATATCTTCAGTAGTTTTTGGCTCACCTTTACCAGTATCATTTTGATTACTGGTTTCTTCATCATAATAGCTGTTTGTTATACGATTTAGACTTAATTTATGCACTCCTACAAGACCGCCTGTATCTTCTTCTCCTATTACTTCTCCAATTGAATAAGAGTACTTAATTTTTCCAAAATTCTCTCCTACCAATCCTCCAACAGTATCTGTACCGTTTACTGTACCTGTTGCATAGGAATTACTGATATCTGCAGTATTAGACCCTACAAGTCCTCCAATATTTTCTGTACCGCTTACTGNNNNNNNNNNNNNNNNNNNNNNNNNNNNNNNNNNNNNNNNNNNNNNNNNNNNNNNNNNNNNNNNNNNNNNNNNNNNNNNNNNNNNNNNNNNNNNNNNNNNTTCTGTACCGCTTACTGATCCTGTTGCATAGGAATTATTAATATCTGCAGTATTAGACCCTACAAGTCCTCCAATATTTTCTGTACCGCTTACTGATCCTGTTGCATAGGAATTATTAATATCTGCAGTATTATACCCTGCAAGCCCTCCTACATTACTTGATCCACTAACATCCACATACGACATACTATTTTTGATTACCACAGTATCTGTTATTCCAACAATACCTCCGGCATAATTTTCTCCGCCAACATTACCTTCAACATATACATCTTCTACATTTATATTACAGCTAAATCCTACAAGACCGCCTACGTAATTATTGCCTCTTACATCTATTCCTTCTAGATTAATGTTCTTTAATACAGCGTTCTCTACATCTACATTTACAAATCCAAACAAAGCAACATAATCTTCATTTTCTCTATCAATTTTCAGATTAGTAATTGCATAATTACCACCATCATAGCTTCCTTGAAAAGGGGCATCCAAATTTCCAATAGGCTGCCAGCCTTCTCCTTCACTATACTCACTTAAATTAATATCTTCTACTTGTTTAAAGTGACTCTCCAAATGCTCTCTCATTCTATTAAGCTGTGTCGCTGTACTTACTAAGTAGGGACTCTCTTCTGATCCATCACCACCTGCAAATGCTACAATTATAGTTGCCTTTACCTCTAAATCCATTTCTTCTTCAGGTTTATCTATACCATATGGTAATTCGAATGAACCTATTGCCTCATATTTTCCTGCTACGTTAGGATCATAATCTACAATTTCCCAATTCAATTCACCTATCGTATGTACAATATTATCACTGGCAGTAATTCGAATTTCATTTGCTAGACCTATCTTATCTTTTTCCGTACCAAAATCCACCTCTAAATATACATCCGACCATTCTATATTTGTTACTACTGGATTTTTTACTGTCACCCACATCTCTACTTTTAAGTCTATCTCCTTTGGATTACTTATATAATATGGTAAACTAAAATTTCCTTCTATAACATATGTATCTGGCTTATCACCATCATAATTTTTAAAATCCCATTCTAAAACTATAGTTTCTTCTATATTGTTTTCACAATCAGTAACAACTTCAACAGTTACCTGCGAAGGCAAAATATCCTTTAGTTTTTTTAAATCCGTACTATAAGGGACTTCAATTTCCTCAAAACTTTTAACTTCTTTTAAAGTAGAGTACACTCCTTCTTTAAATCTTGCCTTAACTATTTGCTTTTTATTCATAATTACAGTAGTTTCTGGATTATACGGGTCCTTTACATCACCTATCCACTCATCAAAAACCCATCCTTCATCAGGTCTAGCTTTAATAGTAACCTGCGTACCCTCATTATAAGGTTCCGTTGCGTTTGCGAAAGGTGTTACTGTTCCTTCTCCTTCTTCAATTTCAATTGTAAGTGAGTATTTTGTTTGTAGATATGATTCGGAATCACAAGCAGCTAATATAAAAAGTAGTAATAAGAATAAAACTATAAGTATTGGTTTTTTTATAATATCACTTAAAAACATTTCTAACCCTCCAATATAATTTAATATTATAGAACTCTCTTTCGGTGTTGGATTGTTAGCATAAAGCCAGCTTAGCCTTAACTTCATTCGCAAAAAAAGCTAGACCCCCAGTTCCTCTTCCAGGCCATAATAACAAATTGGCTTTGCCATCATATTTTTAAATGTAAATTTCTTGATGCCAGAAATTATTAGCAATCTATTAAGGGAGATAATTTCTTAGCCATTAACAAAACAAACTAATTAGGCTTGTTACGATGCCACAGTGTTTTGTTAACCATTCATAGCCTTCCATGCGGGACTGGAGCTTTTTGAACGCTCATTCAGCAAATGGCTAAGCTGAAATTACAAACTTTATAAATTCAACTCCGAAAGTTGTATATAGAACCTGTTAAGTATATGTATAAGTCATTATTTGGCAGAAATTACTTGTATTGGTTCTGTCTCTAAAATTATAACAAAAGCACTTCTAACATTCAACAATTATATGAAAATATTTCTAATTAAAAAAACTCTCACCTCATAAGAGATGAGAGTTTTTTAAAAAATACTCTAGTATTTAATTCCGTAATTGTGGATAAGAATCCTCTTCAATTATCCAGACATTTTCAAAATCCCATCCATCAAAGGTCGCTTCCTGCATCATATCTTCAGTAGTTTTTGGCTCACCTTTACCAGTATCATTTTGATTACTGGTTTCTTCATCATAATAGCTGTTTGTTATTTCCCCGTAATCATTCTCTCCTACTAATCCTCCAACGTTATTCTCACCATCTACTTTACCTGTAGAGTATGAATTGATAATTTCATTACTATTCTCTCCTACTAATCCTCCAACATTGTCTATACCAATTACGGTAGCTGTAGAATGTGAATTGCTAATATTTCTGCTATTCTCTCCTACCAGTCCTCCAACGTTATTCTCACCATCTACTTTACCTGTAGAGTATGAATTGCTAATTTTACCCCTATTTTTTCCTGCCAACCCACCAACGTTTTCTTGTGCTGTAATATTACCTTCAAAATAGCAATAATATACATCTCTATTAACTATTCGACCAAGAAGCCCACCTACGTAATTTTTACCACTTATTGTACCTTCAACATGCACATTTTCAATAGCAACATTTCCAAATCCTACAAGACCACCTACGTAATTATTGCCTCTTACATCTATCGCTTTTAAATTAATGTTCTTTAATACAGCGTTCTCTACATCTACATCTACAAATCCAAACAAAGCAACATAATTTTCATCTCTATTTATATACAACTCACTTATTGTTTTTCCATAACCATCATAGCTTCCTGTAAAAGGACTTTCAGCATCTCCAATAGGCTGCCAGCCTTCTCCTTCGCTATACTCACTTAAATCAATATCTTCTACTTGTTTAAAACGGCTATCCAAATGCTCTCTCATTCTATTAAGCTGTGTCGCTGTACTTACTAAGTAGGGACTCTCTTCTGATCCATCACCACCTGCAAATGCTACAATTATAGTTGCCTTTACCTCTAAATCCATTTCTTCTTCAGGTTTATCTATACCATATGGTAATTCGAATGAACCTATTGCCTCATATTTTCCTGCTACGTTAGGATCATAATCTACAATTTCCCAATTCAATTCACCTATCGTATGTACAATATTATCACTGGCAGTAATTCGAATTTCATTTGCTAGACCTATCTTATCTTTTTCCGTACCAAAATCCACCTCTAAATATACATCCGACCATTCTATATTTGTTACTACTGGATTTTTTACTGTCACCCACATCTCTACTTTTAAGTCTATCTCCTTTGGATTACTTATATAATATGGTAAACTAAAATTTCCTTCTATAACATATGTATCTGGCTTATCACCATCATAATTTTTAAAATCCCATTCTAAAACTATAGTTTCTTCTATATTGTTTTCACAATCAGTAACAACTTCAACAGTTACCTGCGAAGGCAAAATATCCTTTAGTTTTTTTAAATCCGTACTATAAGGGACTTCAATTTCCTCAAAACTTTTAACTTCTTTTAAAGTAGAGTACACTCCTTCTTTAAATCTTGCCTTAACTATTTGATCTTTATTCATAATCACAGTAGTTTCTGGATTAGACGCTTCTTTTACTTCACCAATCCACTCATCAAATTCCCATCCTTCATCAGGTCTAGCTTTAATAGTAACCTGCGTACCCTCATCATAAGGTTCCGTTGCGTTTACGAAAGGTGTTACTGTTCCTTCTCCTTCTTCAATTTCAATTGTAAGTGAGTATTGTGTGTCTGTATCACAACCCACCATAACAGTAAGTAAAAATACGATTAACACTAAAAATATTGACTTTTTCATAATACTATTAGTAAAAAACATTTCTAGCCCCCCTATTATTATTTATAGAACCTTTCCAAGTGAATATCTAAGTCATTTTTTAACTCGTATTACTTATATTGGTTCCATCTCTAAAATTATAACAGAAGTGCTTCTTATATTCAACAATTATATGAAAATCTTCCTAAATAATATTTTTGATTAGAAAAAGAAAAATTGTCCATACTATTAATGTGACGAAATTAAACGTCATGAGAGATAAACTATATAATAAACTGTGTCGGTGAACATTTGCCCGTCATTAAAAAAGGGATGATTTAAGTGAGAATACCTGAACATATCGGTATTATACCAGATGGAAATAGACGCTGGGCAGAAGCTAACGGATATACAAAAGATAAAGGCTATACTAATGGCTTAGGTCCAGGACTACAATTATACCATATTTGCAAAGAACTAGGTGTCAAAGAATTAAGCTACTATGGCTTCACAACAGATAATACCAAAAGACCTAAAAAACAATATCATGCTTTTGTACAAGCTTGTGTAGATGCTGTAAAATT
Encoded here:
- a CDS encoding GLUG motif-containing protein — its product is MKLRLSWLYANNPTPKESSIILNYIGGLEMFLSDIIKKPILIVLFLLLLFILAACDSESYLQTKYSLTIEIEEGEGTVTPFANATEPYNEGTQVTIKARPDEGWVFDEWIGDVKDPYNPETTVIMNKKQIVKARFKEGVYSTLKEVKSFEEIEVPYSTDLKKLKDILPSQVTVEVVTDCENNIEETIVLEWDFKNYDGDKPDTYVIEGNFSLPYYISNPKEIDLKVEMWVTVKNPVVTNIEWSDVYLEVDFGTEKDKIGLANEIRITASDNIVHTIGELNWEIVDYDPNVAGKYEAIGSFELPYGIDKPEEEMDLEVKATIIVAFAGGDGSEESPYLVSTATQLNRMREHLESHFKQVEDINLSEYSEGEGWQPIGNLDAPFQGSYDGGNYAITNLKIDRENEDYVALFGFVNVDVENAVLKNINLEGIDVRGNNYVGGLVGFSCNINVEDVYVEGNVGGENYAGGIVGITDTVVIKNSMSYVDVSGSSNVGGLAGYNTADINNSYATGSVSGTENIGGLVGSNTADINNSYATGSVSGTE
- a CDS encoding GLUG motif-containing protein; its protein translation is VSGTENIGGLVGSNTADISNSYATGTVNGTDTVGGLVGENFGKIKYSYSIGEVIGEEDTGGLVGVHKLSLNRITNSYYDEETSNQNDTGKGEPKTTEDMMQEATFDGWDFENVWIIEEDSYPQLRN
- a CDS encoding GLUG motif-containing protein, producing MFFTNSIMKKSIFLVLIVFLLTVMVGCDTDTQYSLTIEIEEGEGTVTPFVNATEPYDEGTQVTIKARPDEGWEFDEWIGEVKEASNPETTVIMNKDQIVKARFKEGVYSTLKEVKSFEEIEVPYSTDLKKLKDILPSQVTVEVVTDCENNIEETIVLEWDFKNYDGDKPDTYVIEGNFSLPYYISNPKEIDLKVEMWVTVKNPVVTNIEWSDVYLEVDFGTEKDKIGLANEIRITASDNIVHTIGELNWEIVDYDPNVAGKYEAIGSFELPYGIDKPEEEMDLEVKATIIVAFAGGDGSEESPYLVSTATQLNRMREHLDSRFKQVEDIDLSEYSEGEGWQPIGDAESPFTGSYDGYGKTISELYINRDENYVALFGFVDVDVENAVLKNINLKAIDVRGNNYVGGLVGFGNVAIENVHVEGTISGKNYVGGLLGRIVNRDVYYCYFEGNITAQENVGGLAGKNRGKISNSYSTGKVDGENNVGGLVGENSRNISNSHSTATVIGIDNVGGLVGENSNEIINSYSTGKVDGENNVGGLVGENDYGEITNSYYDEETSNQNDTGKGEPKTTEDMMQEATFDGWDFENVWIIEEDSYPQLRN
- a CDS encoding GLUG motif-containing protein, whose amino-acid sequence is MKLWLSWLYANNPTPKESYIVDGENNVGGLVGENSRNISYSYSTGSVNGENNVGGLVGYNRYNSPIINSYYDEYTTNQNDTGKGEPKTTEDMMQEATFDGWDFENVWMIEEDSYPQLRN